The following proteins are co-located in the Paludisphaera rhizosphaerae genome:
- a CDS encoding HAD family hydrolase has protein sequence MSPTAVLFDFDGVIADSENYHIAAWQRTLVRMGWELSDEAASAALEMDDHDFAAELFARRGLADADVDGWVRKKQDLTVEMIQLHPRIYPGVSDLIRALKKARVKVAVVSTTWRENVETFLKAAGLADLVATIVGKEDVKALKPAPDGYLAALKKLKVAASKAVVVEDSPRGLAAAEAAGVARVAVGHRRGPGDWTGDARFLADFESLDETLEALGLAERKAP, from the coding sequence ATGTCTCCAACCGCCGTCCTGTTCGACTTCGACGGCGTGATCGCCGATTCGGAGAACTACCACATCGCCGCCTGGCAGCGCACGCTCGTCCGGATGGGCTGGGAGCTTTCCGACGAGGCCGCCTCCGCCGCGTTGGAGATGGACGACCACGATTTCGCCGCCGAACTCTTCGCCCGCCGCGGCCTCGCCGACGCCGACGTCGACGGCTGGGTCCGCAAGAAGCAGGACCTGACCGTTGAGATGATCCAGCTTCACCCCCGCATCTACCCAGGCGTTTCCGATCTGATTCGCGCCCTGAAGAAAGCTCGGGTGAAGGTCGCCGTCGTTTCGACGACCTGGCGAGAGAACGTGGAGACGTTCCTGAAGGCCGCCGGCCTGGCCGACCTCGTCGCGACGATCGTCGGCAAGGAGGATGTGAAGGCTCTGAAACCGGCCCCCGACGGCTATCTGGCCGCCTTGAAAAAGCTGAAGGTCGCCGCGTCGAAGGCCGTGGTCGTGGAGGATTCGCCTCGCGGCCTGGCCGCCGCCGAGGCCGCCGGCGTGGCGCGGGTGGCCGTGGGCCATCGCCGAGGCCCCGGCGACTGGACGGGCGACGCCCGCTTCCTCGCCGACTTTGAATCCCTGGACGAAACCCTGGAAGCCCTCGGCCTGGCCGAGCGGAAGGCCCCATGA
- a CDS encoding sugar phosphate isomerase/epimerase family protein — MSRPVTLFTGQWADLPIESICEKASKWGYDGIELPCWGDHFNVQKALEDDKYCQGRHDMLAKYGLKTWAISNHLVGQAICDVIDERHKLILPPHVWGDGKPDGVKERAAKELIDTARAAAKMGVKVVNGFTGSSIWHLLYSFPPVSDAMIEAGFKDFADRFNPILDEFKKLGLKFGLEVHPTEIAFDLYSAETALKAVNHRPEFGFNFDPSHLLWQFVDPVAFIRAFPDRIYHVHVKDAARTLDGKTGILGSHINFGDPRRGWDFRSPGRGQVDFDAIARALNEVGYQGPLSIEWEDPGMDREYGAAEAARFTKERMGFATPGRLFDQAFAEGQAKAKG, encoded by the coding sequence ATGTCGCGTCCCGTGACGCTGTTCACCGGCCAGTGGGCCGACCTTCCGATCGAGTCGATCTGCGAGAAAGCCAGCAAGTGGGGGTACGACGGAATCGAGTTGCCGTGCTGGGGCGACCACTTCAACGTCCAGAAGGCGCTCGAGGACGACAAGTACTGCCAGGGTCGCCACGATATGCTGGCGAAGTACGGCCTGAAGACCTGGGCCATCTCCAACCACCTGGTCGGCCAGGCGATCTGCGACGTCATCGACGAGCGCCACAAGCTGATCCTGCCCCCCCACGTCTGGGGCGACGGCAAGCCCGACGGCGTCAAGGAACGCGCCGCCAAGGAGCTGATCGACACCGCCCGCGCCGCGGCCAAGATGGGCGTGAAGGTCGTCAATGGCTTCACCGGCTCTTCGATCTGGCACCTGCTGTACTCGTTCCCGCCGGTCTCCGACGCCATGATCGAGGCCGGGTTCAAGGACTTCGCCGACCGCTTCAACCCGATCCTCGACGAGTTCAAGAAGCTCGGCCTGAAGTTCGGGCTGGAAGTCCACCCGACTGAGATCGCCTTCGACCTCTACTCGGCCGAGACGGCGCTCAAGGCCGTGAACCACCGGCCGGAGTTCGGGTTCAACTTCGACCCCAGCCACCTCCTCTGGCAGTTCGTCGACCCCGTCGCCTTCATCCGGGCCTTCCCGGATCGCATCTACCACGTCCACGTCAAGGACGCCGCGCGGACGCTCGACGGCAAGACGGGCATCCTGGGCTCGCACATCAACTTCGGCGACCCCCGCCGCGGTTGGGACTTCCGCTCGCCGGGCCGCGGCCAGGTCGACTTCGACGCCATCGCCCGCGCCCTCAACGAGGTCGGCTACCAGGGTCCCCTCTCCATCGAGTGGGAAGACCCCGGCATGGATCGCGAGTACGGCGCCGCCGAGGCCGCCCGCTTCACCAAGGAGCGGATGGGCTTCGCCACCCCGGGCCGCCTCTTCGACCAGGCCTTCGCCGAGGGCCAGGCCAAGGCCAAGGGCTGA
- a CDS encoding DUF1559 family PulG-like putative transporter has translation MREHASSRRRAFTLIELLVVIAIIAVLIALLLPAVQAAREAARRAQCVNNLKQMGLAIHNYLSQQNCLPPLCANISNAETLMGSTDPWVLDWTASILPNMEQMPLYNAINFMLGVNQGNPSAPGGAANSTVLASKIATMACPSESMSAPTNAWGWKNYVANIGGPPVSMTWSGAFAPMRSDGAGTSTSGYVNGNCSVVGTQSITDGTSNTALFSETLLGTGPVANTITISSAKRKPTYLFVTGQTMAVDLGASNPQGALQFISTCRGLSGSTPGFGNLAPANGNFWISGNANSALMWDSYNHWQAPNGQGCDNGFDGNTGGWGSYSDAMPPSSNHSGGVNVGMCDGSVKFLKDSVALPTWWALGTRNGGEVISSDAY, from the coding sequence ATGCGAGAGCATGCGTCGTCGCGTCGTCGCGCCTTCACGTTGATCGAGCTGCTGGTGGTCATCGCGATCATCGCCGTCCTCATCGCCCTCTTACTGCCGGCCGTTCAGGCCGCCCGCGAGGCCGCCCGCCGGGCTCAATGCGTCAACAACCTGAAGCAGATGGGTCTGGCGATCCACAACTACCTTTCGCAGCAGAACTGCCTCCCCCCGCTCTGCGCGAACATCTCCAACGCGGAAACGTTGATGGGGAGCACGGATCCCTGGGTCCTGGACTGGACCGCCTCGATCCTCCCGAACATGGAGCAGATGCCGCTCTATAACGCGATCAACTTCATGCTGGGAGTCAACCAGGGGAACCCGTCGGCCCCCGGCGGCGCGGCGAATTCGACCGTCCTGGCCTCCAAGATCGCCACGATGGCCTGTCCTTCGGAGAGCATGTCGGCCCCGACGAACGCCTGGGGCTGGAAGAACTACGTGGCGAACATCGGCGGCCCGCCGGTCTCGATGACCTGGAGCGGAGCCTTCGCCCCGATGAGGTCCGACGGCGCGGGGACCTCGACGTCCGGCTACGTCAACGGCAATTGCAGCGTCGTCGGCACGCAGTCGATCACCGACGGCACGTCCAACACGGCGCTCTTCAGCGAGACCCTGCTCGGCACCGGGCCAGTGGCCAACACCATCACGATCAGCTCAGCCAAGCGGAAGCCGACCTACCTCTTCGTGACCGGCCAGACCATGGCCGTCGACCTGGGGGCGAGCAACCCGCAGGGCGCCTTGCAATTCATCTCCACCTGCCGAGGCTTGTCGGGCTCGACCCCGGGCTTCGGCAACCTGGCGCCGGCCAACGGGAATTTCTGGATCTCCGGCAACGCGAACTCAGCGCTGATGTGGGACTCGTACAACCACTGGCAGGCTCCCAACGGCCAGGGTTGCGACAACGGTTTTGACGGCAACACGGGCGGTTGGGGCTCGTACTCCGACGCGATGCCCCCCAGCAGCAACCACTCGGGCGGCGTGAACGTCGGCATGTGCGACGGCTCCGTCAAGTTCCTCAAGGACAGCGTCGCCCTGCCGACCTGGTGGGCTCTGGGGACGCGGAACGGCGGCGAAGTCATCAGCTCCGACGCTTACTGA
- a CDS encoding S1/P1 nuclease — MPPQAVPTRSTAGLAPLRTPRRRRLIATAAALLAAFVGATPPSVFAWGRNAHRASARLAESRLTPEARALIRELLDEGESLADASTWADDHSRDIPGSASWHFVNVPVDSDHYEGRYCHGDCVVTRLAEFRRILADPTAPKARRRMALRYVVHLVQDVHQPLHVGDRRDRGGNNVQVSFFRDDFTNLHQVWDSGILRMEFHNERQAADALFEVARRPTSRAWLGGKAEDWADESLEAAKKAYIDPATGQTIRSGARLGDEYQTIHIRMVVERLTKAGLRLSEVLNADLADSKRKDAAKSNAVPAPHLDRSRQPQQDRDRIAPGQPPR; from the coding sequence ATGCCTCCCCAAGCAGTCCCGACGCGGTCGACGGCCGGTCTCGCCCCCTTACGGACGCCTCGTCGACGACGCCTGATCGCGACCGCCGCGGCGCTCCTGGCCGCGTTCGTCGGCGCGACCCCGCCTTCCGTCTTCGCCTGGGGTCGCAACGCCCATCGCGCCTCCGCCCGGCTGGCCGAGAGCCGACTCACCCCGGAAGCCCGCGCCTTGATCCGCGAACTGTTGGACGAGGGCGAATCGCTGGCCGACGCTTCCACGTGGGCCGACGACCACTCGCGCGACATCCCCGGCAGCGCCTCGTGGCATTTCGTCAACGTGCCCGTTGATTCCGACCACTACGAGGGGCGTTACTGCCACGGCGACTGCGTCGTCACCCGTCTGGCCGAGTTCCGCCGGATCCTCGCCGATCCGACGGCTCCCAAGGCCCGCCGGAGGATGGCCTTGCGGTACGTCGTCCACCTCGTACAGGACGTCCACCAGCCGCTGCACGTCGGCGATCGTCGGGACCGGGGGGGGAACAACGTGCAGGTTTCGTTCTTCCGGGACGACTTCACCAACCTGCACCAGGTCTGGGATTCGGGCATCCTCCGGATGGAGTTCCACAATGAGCGTCAAGCGGCCGACGCTCTTTTCGAGGTCGCCCGCCGGCCCACCTCGCGGGCCTGGCTCGGCGGGAAGGCCGAGGACTGGGCCGACGAGAGCCTGGAGGCCGCCAAGAAGGCGTACATCGACCCCGCCACCGGCCAGACGATCCGCAGCGGCGCGCGGCTGGGCGATGAATACCAGACCATCCACATCCGGATGGTCGTCGAGCGCCTCACCAAGGCCGGTCTGCGACTTTCCGAGGTCCTCAACGCCGATCTCGCCGATTCGAAGCGGAAGGACGCGGCGAAGTCCAACGCCGTCCCCGCGCCTCACCTCGACCGCAGCCGCCAGCCCCAGCAGGACCGCGATCGGATCGCGCCGGGGCAGCCGCCGCGCTGA
- a CDS encoding tetratricopeptide repeat protein, which translates to MAAVDPYAPCPCGSGEKFKWCCQKAESYIDRALRLERNGQSEAALAALTEGLAKNPGNPLLSLRRAMLLSTLGRGAEALETVDGMLKTSPNHRGALAVKFRLLQANGDQRGAVDLLQTLIEQSADRGEPAPDDLATSLGATLFRAGFIPSALRHLTLADPEHAAAQRPDRVEAVRRELLNSFQSAPTISPWLKNPYKPLSCPEGVGDDARRRFEEALGWYNQAMWRRAADAFELLSGDPKAGRAAEVNQGLCRLLLTDHAGAAATIRRGIAGSPATTEAVDLEALCQLIDPTIGDDPVESVELSWPVRDRGGLLKRLRESVKCVERVEADAEPGDDVEFSLLDRPRLADDARPNAADVPMILGSVFVEAETLTLQTFDDGRLNDLIDVLTAIAGTTIPPAHPRTKVLGPVSRQALALENVFEPPAALPIPELRKLTAELSATRIQDRWVETPLAPLKGKTPIEAGRDGGYEIPLRASLTVLEAQAPTSEGVDWPALRARLGVPQEPAIDPIDVVLEDVHIGRLVKVDPHGLDDERLVKLREIAHEWGLVDVVTAASREIASRRRLLEREGFPTIGVFTDLAVEEAVRGNREAALGWIAKGRDSEPQARRPVTAPAWDMLGIRVRMMLEGPEEWAPEVAAVMGRYESNAQAMQTILAQFIDLGLVELVPSPEDPGRYVADPTILYNILMRYGPRVQAVGGAPAGGGLWTPGSGAPAGGSSGVWTPGSSSSAPAEKPRIIIPGR; encoded by the coding sequence ATGGCGGCGGTCGATCCCTATGCACCTTGCCCGTGCGGTTCGGGCGAGAAGTTCAAGTGGTGCTGCCAGAAGGCGGAATCCTACATCGACCGCGCCCTGCGGTTGGAGCGGAACGGCCAGAGTGAAGCCGCGCTGGCGGCCCTGACGGAAGGGCTGGCGAAGAACCCCGGCAACCCGTTGCTGTCGCTCCGGCGAGCGATGTTGTTGTCGACGCTCGGCCGAGGCGCCGAGGCCCTTGAGACCGTCGACGGCATGCTCAAGACGTCGCCGAACCACCGAGGCGCGCTGGCCGTCAAGTTCCGGCTCCTCCAGGCGAACGGCGACCAGCGTGGAGCCGTCGACCTGCTTCAGACGCTGATCGAGCAGAGCGCCGACCGCGGCGAGCCCGCGCCCGACGACCTGGCGACCTCGCTGGGCGCCACGCTCTTCCGCGCCGGCTTCATCCCGTCGGCGCTGAGGCATCTGACGCTGGCCGATCCCGAACATGCCGCGGCCCAGCGGCCGGACCGGGTCGAGGCGGTGCGTCGCGAATTGCTGAACTCGTTCCAGTCCGCGCCGACGATCTCGCCCTGGCTGAAGAACCCGTACAAGCCCCTCTCCTGCCCCGAGGGCGTCGGCGACGACGCGCGGCGGCGGTTCGAAGAGGCGCTCGGCTGGTACAACCAGGCGATGTGGCGACGGGCCGCCGACGCCTTCGAGTTGCTCTCCGGAGACCCGAAGGCCGGTCGCGCCGCCGAGGTGAACCAGGGGCTCTGCCGCCTGTTGCTGACCGACCACGCTGGAGCGGCCGCCACGATCCGTCGCGGGATCGCCGGCTCCCCGGCGACGACCGAGGCCGTCGACCTTGAGGCCCTCTGCCAGCTCATCGACCCCACGATCGGCGACGACCCCGTGGAATCGGTGGAGCTCTCGTGGCCCGTCCGCGACCGCGGCGGACTCCTGAAGCGGCTCCGCGAGTCGGTGAAGTGCGTCGAGCGCGTCGAGGCCGACGCCGAGCCGGGCGACGACGTCGAATTCTCGCTGCTGGACCGCCCCCGGCTCGCCGACGACGCCAGGCCCAACGCCGCCGACGTGCCGATGATCCTGGGCTCGGTCTTCGTCGAGGCCGAGACCCTCACGCTCCAGACGTTCGACGACGGTCGGCTCAACGACCTGATCGACGTCCTGACCGCGATCGCCGGCACGACGATCCCGCCGGCCCACCCTCGGACCAAGGTTCTGGGGCCGGTCTCCCGCCAGGCGCTCGCCCTGGAAAACGTGTTCGAGCCGCCGGCGGCCCTGCCGATCCCCGAGCTGCGGAAGCTCACCGCTGAACTCTCCGCGACGCGGATCCAGGACCGCTGGGTCGAAACGCCGCTGGCCCCGCTGAAGGGCAAGACTCCGATCGAAGCGGGTCGCGACGGCGGCTACGAGATTCCGCTGCGGGCCTCCCTGACCGTGTTGGAAGCCCAGGCGCCGACGAGCGAAGGCGTCGACTGGCCGGCGCTTCGGGCCCGTCTGGGCGTGCCGCAGGAACCGGCGATCGACCCGATCGACGTCGTGCTGGAAGACGTCCACATCGGCCGCCTGGTCAAGGTCGACCCGCACGGCCTGGACGACGAGCGGCTGGTGAAGCTCCGCGAGATCGCCCACGAGTGGGGTCTGGTGGATGTCGTCACGGCGGCCTCGCGCGAGATCGCCTCGCGACGGCGGCTGCTGGAGCGCGAAGGATTCCCGACGATCGGCGTGTTCACTGACCTGGCCGTCGAGGAGGCCGTCCGGGGCAACCGGGAAGCCGCGCTCGGCTGGATCGCCAAGGGACGAGACTCCGAGCCTCAGGCGCGTCGCCCCGTAACGGCTCCCGCCTGGGACATGCTGGGGATCCGCGTCCGCATGATGCTGGAGGGCCCGGAGGAGTGGGCCCCTGAGGTCGCCGCCGTGATGGGCCGCTACGAGTCGAACGCCCAGGCGATGCAGACGATCCTCGCGCAATTCATCGACCTGGGGCTGGTCGAGTTGGTCCCCTCGCCCGAAGACCCGGGCCGATACGTCGCCGACCCGACGATCCTCTACAACATCCTGATGCGCTACGGCCCGAGGGTTCAGGCGGTCGGCGGCGCTCCGGCCGGCGGCGGCCTCTGGACGCCCGGATCGGGAGCGCCGGCCGGTGGATCGAGCGGCGTCTGGACGCCCGGATCGTCCTCGTCGGCCCCGGCGGAAAAGCCCCGGATCATCATCCCCGGCCGCTGA
- a CDS encoding tetratricopeptide repeat protein: protein MASTTRNESDAALALVHEGWNHLMSQRPLAAWGSWQRALRAEPDSTAARKALATLESAAELPLAARKVYRLRQPRTPDQRTRWDLRLRAGGAEDLDAAAAAFERLVEDAPDDAEAWFNRALCLAWRGRDVDAVECLDRVVALSAAHDFEGAVEAWTLAEVLRQGGGAELLADDLRYACTFPRMGADVDEMIALFPEIRRIPTPKDPTRPEASADDLEVLEWLDRPFPAADSDDGLPASALPQVLATVYADGSLRLSSPRVDGLEQAEERLKLLIRDPGEAVERAAAPLPLPFLDAAVWTVRFPEGRDRADADRWAREVVENYYEDRWIHGPRQGLDGLSPLAAAHDAHAGDDQARAKLAGVVRLREQLGARPSSAAMYQGYPFDRLRRRLGLDPIDPASIDSADLSCAGPWELKAQEPADLDDQQLVDAFLSAKGLGDDAISAPLAEELFRRRPDSLARVDASDLAAPLIRRAMQEGRSSDALERIAQARELADANQTRTLDVWKAEVYARTGRPDRAAEVYEALIDASPTGVRLALDAAETLIDAGSAAAAQPFLKDVVRTAPALGLRGLAQRAEMLLDSLGRD, encoded by the coding sequence ATGGCCTCCACGACCCGAAACGAAAGCGATGCGGCTCTGGCCCTCGTCCACGAGGGCTGGAACCACCTGATGTCCCAGCGCCCCCTGGCGGCCTGGGGGTCGTGGCAGCGGGCGCTTCGAGCCGAGCCCGATTCGACGGCCGCCCGCAAGGCGTTGGCCACCCTGGAAAGCGCCGCCGAACTGCCGCTGGCGGCGCGCAAGGTCTACCGCCTCCGCCAGCCTCGAACGCCCGATCAGCGGACGCGCTGGGACCTCCGACTCCGCGCCGGCGGGGCCGAGGACCTGGACGCCGCCGCGGCCGCCTTCGAGCGGCTCGTCGAGGACGCCCCGGACGACGCCGAAGCCTGGTTCAACCGCGCCCTCTGCCTGGCCTGGCGAGGCCGGGACGTGGACGCCGTCGAGTGCCTGGACCGCGTCGTCGCCCTGTCGGCCGCGCACGATTTCGAGGGGGCCGTCGAGGCCTGGACGCTCGCGGAGGTCCTCCGCCAGGGCGGGGGCGCCGAACTGCTGGCCGACGACCTCCGCTACGCCTGCACCTTCCCCCGGATGGGCGCCGACGTCGACGAGATGATCGCCCTGTTCCCCGAGATCCGCCGCATCCCCACGCCGAAGGACCCCACCCGGCCCGAAGCCTCGGCCGACGACCTGGAAGTCCTGGAGTGGCTCGACCGACCGTTCCCGGCCGCCGATTCCGACGACGGCCTGCCGGCCTCGGCTCTGCCGCAAGTGCTGGCCACGGTTTACGCAGACGGCTCACTGCGGCTTTCCAGCCCTCGGGTCGACGGCCTGGAACAGGCCGAGGAACGGCTCAAGCTGCTGATCCGCGACCCCGGCGAGGCCGTTGAGCGAGCCGCCGCTCCCCTGCCCCTCCCCTTTCTGGACGCCGCCGTCTGGACCGTTCGCTTCCCCGAGGGCCGCGACCGGGCCGACGCCGACCGCTGGGCCCGCGAGGTCGTCGAGAACTACTACGAGGATCGCTGGATCCACGGCCCGCGTCAGGGGCTCGACGGCCTCTCTCCGCTGGCCGCCGCCCACGACGCCCACGCCGGCGACGACCAGGCTCGGGCCAAGCTGGCCGGCGTCGTCCGGCTCCGCGAGCAGCTCGGCGCCCGGCCCAGCTCGGCGGCGATGTATCAGGGGTATCCCTTCGACCGCCTCCGCCGCCGGCTCGGGCTCGATCCGATCGATCCGGCTTCGATCGATTCGGCCGACCTCAGTTGCGCCGGGCCCTGGGAATTGAAGGCCCAGGAGCCCGCCGATCTAGACGACCAGCAGCTCGTCGACGCCTTCCTGTCGGCGAAGGGGCTGGGGGACGACGCGATCTCCGCCCCGCTGGCCGAGGAACTGTTCCGTCGACGCCCTGATTCCCTGGCGCGGGTGGACGCCTCTGATCTGGCCGCCCCCCTCATCCGCCGGGCGATGCAGGAGGGCCGGTCGTCGGACGCTCTGGAGCGGATCGCCCAGGCCCGCGAACTGGCCGACGCGAACCAGACGCGCACGCTGGACGTCTGGAAGGCGGAGGTTTACGCCCGCACCGGCCGCCCCGACCGCGCGGCCGAGGTCTACGAGGCCCTGATCGACGCCTCCCCGACCGGCGTCCGGCTGGCGCTCGACGCCGCCGAGACCCTGATCGACGCCGGCTCCGCGGCTGCCGCCCAGCCGTTTCTGAAAGACGTCGTTCGGACCGCCCCCGCCCTCGGTCTGAGAGGGCTCGCCCAACGCGCCGAGATGCTCCTGGACTCCCTGGGACGAGACTGA
- the hisI gene encoding phosphoribosyl-AMP cyclohydrolase → MPPAPADPAAAAPAPAFFREIAWNADGLVPAIVQDAESGEVLMMAWMNEEALLKTLQSGLAHFYSRSRRRGWLKGETSGHVQHVESVHVDCDADVLLIKARQVGGACHEGYRSCFFRRVDKDGRLEVVGEPVFDAGAVYQDATAHQTPPAG, encoded by the coding sequence ATGCCCCCCGCCCCCGCAGATCCTGCCGCCGCCGCCCCCGCGCCCGCCTTCTTCCGCGAGATCGCCTGGAACGCCGACGGCCTCGTCCCGGCCATCGTCCAGGACGCCGAATCCGGCGAGGTCCTGATGATGGCCTGGATGAACGAAGAGGCCCTGCTCAAGACCTTGCAGTCCGGCCTGGCCCACTTCTACTCCCGCTCCCGCCGCCGAGGCTGGCTCAAGGGGGAGACCTCGGGCCACGTCCAGCACGTCGAGTCGGTTCACGTCGACTGCGACGCCGACGTATTGTTGATCAAGGCCCGGCAGGTCGGCGGGGCCTGTCACGAAGGGTATCGCTCGTGCTTCTTCCGGCGGGTCGACAAGGACGGCCGGCTGGAGGTCGTCGGTGAGCCCGTTTTCGACGCCGGGGCCGTCTATCAGGATGCGACGGCCCACCAGACGCCCCCCGCCGGCTGA
- a CDS encoding pyridoxal-phosphate-dependent aminotransferase family protein, producing the protein MRKPRLMTPGPAMVPEDVLLELARPVIHHRSDEAKQVIVEVAEGLKEVFQTQNDVMILTSSGTGAMEAAVVNVVPPGGKALILNAGHFAARWGAICKAFGINAVMIDTEWGKPVDPDQVAEALKQHPDAVAVFGTLSETSTGTGHPVEAIGRVVAKTDAVFVVDGISGVGAMECRPDDWGIDVLCAGSQKALMLPPGLAFISVSPKAWAKIDAFESHSYYFSLKAARSKAKESDTPYTPAHTLILALRTALRRIKDEGVENVWKRHKLMSEACQAGVQALGLELFSARPAEGLTAFRVPDGLKDSQIRGKMADRFGVQTVGGQAKLKGKIVRIGHMGYTDELDVISALAALEMTLSELGFDFEPGKAVTAAQQVFLGKTADALA; encoded by the coding sequence ATGCGTAAGCCGCGATTGATGACCCCGGGCCCCGCGATGGTCCCGGAAGACGTTCTGCTCGAACTGGCCCGCCCGGTCATCCACCATCGTTCCGACGAGGCCAAGCAGGTCATCGTCGAGGTCGCCGAGGGTCTCAAGGAAGTCTTCCAGACCCAGAACGACGTCATGATCCTGACGTCTTCCGGTACGGGCGCCATGGAAGCGGCGGTCGTCAACGTGGTTCCCCCCGGCGGCAAGGCGCTCATTCTCAACGCCGGCCACTTCGCCGCTCGTTGGGGCGCCATCTGCAAGGCCTTCGGCATCAACGCCGTGATGATCGACACCGAGTGGGGCAAGCCGGTCGACCCTGATCAGGTCGCCGAGGCCCTCAAGCAGCACCCCGACGCCGTGGCCGTCTTCGGCACGCTGTCGGAGACCTCCACCGGCACCGGCCACCCCGTCGAGGCCATCGGCCGCGTGGTCGCCAAGACCGACGCCGTCTTCGTCGTCGACGGCATCTCGGGCGTCGGCGCCATGGAATGCCGCCCGGACGACTGGGGGATCGACGTCCTCTGCGCCGGCTCCCAGAAGGCCCTGATGCTTCCTCCCGGCCTGGCGTTCATCTCCGTCAGCCCCAAGGCCTGGGCCAAGATCGACGCCTTCGAGTCGCACAGCTACTACTTCAGCCTGAAGGCCGCTCGGAGCAAGGCGAAGGAATCCGACACGCCTTACACCCCGGCCCACACGCTCATCCTGGCCCTCCGCACGGCCCTGCGGCGGATCAAGGACGAGGGCGTCGAGAACGTCTGGAAGCGCCACAAGCTGATGAGCGAGGCCTGCCAGGCCGGCGTTCAGGCGCTCGGGCTGGAGCTGTTCAGCGCTCGTCCGGCCGAAGGCTTGACCGCCTTCCGCGTCCCCGACGGCCTGAAGGACTCGCAGATCCGCGGCAAGATGGCCGACCGCTTCGGCGTCCAGACCGTCGGCGGCCAGGCCAAGCTCAAGGGCAAGATCGTCCGGATCGGCCACATGGGCTACACCGACGAGCTTGACGTGATCTCCGCCCTCGCCGCCCTGGAGATGACCCTGTCCGAACTCGGCTTCGACTTCGAGCCCGGCAAGGCCGTCACCGCCGCCCAGCAGGTCTTCCTCGGCAAGACCGCCGACGCTTTGGCCTGA